A section of the Bacteroidales bacterium genome encodes:
- a CDS encoding pyruvate, phosphate dikinase yields the protein MPFKVREILLIANLYDAYSIEREGRFSEHVLGEYSQLNLTSVPRITGVSSASEAFEQLQAKHYDLIIFMVGVDKKLPVELSKKIKIEYPYIPIFFLLNNNKDIAFFKSENQKITCVDRMFVWNGESQMFFAMIKLLEDRINAENDTRVGLVRVIVLVEDSPQYYSRYLPMLYNIVMEQTKRIIDDVSTDELYKVLRLRARPKILLASNYEEAVEILDKYKEYLLCLITDVKYDLKGVPDENAGAKLVEYIRDKVRDLPIVIQSSDSENSQIAFDLKATFIDKNSESLLEEFKSFIVHYLGFGNFIYRNQSGSQIAIAKSLREFEANLKTIPDESLFFHAKKDHFSLWLMARGEIQVAKIINPKKVSDFKTPQLLREYLLEIIQQFRNEQNRGKIIPFEESAIPDESNVVSLMDGSLGGKGRGVAFINTLIFNYDFTQHVPNIHVKAPKTLVIGTVEFEYFIERNNLRESIFNGLPYEDLKKVFLEAKLTDTLMKRLKVVLRHIKKPIAIRSSGLFEDSLMQPFAGIFETYLLPNNHHDLNVRLQQASDAIKLVYASVYSNVARGYIQAVNYKLEEEKMAVVIQEVVGNRFGDYFYPHISGVAQSYNYYPFAHMKPEEGFAVVALGLGKYVVEGERAYRFSPKYPETDINSPKDLYRNSQVDFFAVDLAKKDLNLLEGDTAGLAKLPISDAEMHGTLSHLASVYDPDSNRISPGLTSAGPRIVNFADVLKYNYAPLAKTIEAVLDVVKEAMGTPVEIEFAVDLKKDKEMKASFYLLQIKPLIGNEQDYDIDLDDIKEEDIILFSETGMGNGMIDYITDVIYVDREKFDKSQTLAMSEEIDKLNAEMFRENRKYILIGPGRWGTRDRWIGIPVNWPQISNAKIIVETALEGFPLDASSGSHFFHNVTSMNVGYFSLPYINSRNFVRWEMLDKQQLVKQSGFFKHVRFEKPLTVRMDGRKRISLITFENNNI from the coding sequence GAGCAATTGCAGGCCAAGCATTACGATCTGATAATCTTTATGGTTGGCGTTGATAAGAAATTGCCGGTGGAACTCAGTAAGAAAATAAAAATTGAGTATCCCTATATCCCCATCTTTTTCCTGCTCAACAACAATAAGGATATTGCTTTCTTCAAATCAGAAAACCAGAAGATTACCTGTGTTGATCGGATGTTTGTCTGGAATGGCGAATCGCAGATGTTTTTCGCTATGATCAAGTTGCTGGAGGACAGGATTAATGCTGAAAATGATACCCGCGTTGGACTTGTAAGGGTAATTGTGCTTGTGGAAGATAGCCCGCAATACTATTCCCGCTATCTGCCAATGCTCTACAACATTGTGATGGAGCAAACCAAGCGCATCATTGATGATGTAAGTACAGATGAATTGTACAAGGTCTTGCGTCTGCGGGCACGTCCTAAAATATTGCTGGCATCAAATTATGAAGAGGCTGTTGAAATCCTCGACAAATACAAAGAATACCTCTTATGTCTTATAACCGATGTGAAATACGATCTCAAGGGTGTGCCCGATGAAAATGCCGGTGCCAAGCTGGTTGAATATATACGTGACAAAGTCAGGGATTTGCCAATTGTGATCCAGTCATCAGATTCCGAAAATTCTCAGATTGCATTTGACCTTAAGGCGACATTTATTGATAAGAACTCCGAAAGCCTGTTGGAGGAATTCAAGAGCTTTATCGTTCATTACCTGGGCTTTGGAAATTTTATTTATCGCAACCAGTCCGGGTCCCAGATTGCCATTGCCAAATCACTCCGTGAGTTTGAAGCCAACCTGAAAACTATTCCTGATGAATCGCTCTTCTTCCATGCCAAAAAAGATCATTTTTCGTTGTGGCTGATGGCCCGTGGCGAAATCCAGGTAGCAAAGATAATCAACCCAAAGAAAGTTTCTGATTTTAAAACGCCTCAATTATTAAGGGAATATCTGCTGGAGATTATTCAGCAATTCCGGAATGAGCAAAACAGAGGTAAAATAATTCCTTTCGAAGAATCTGCCATTCCTGACGAAAGCAATGTCGTTAGCCTTATGGACGGTTCACTCGGAGGCAAAGGACGCGGTGTAGCTTTTATCAACACCTTAATCTTTAACTACGATTTCACCCAGCATGTGCCTAATATCCATGTGAAGGCACCCAAGACCCTGGTGATCGGAACCGTTGAGTTTGAATACTTTATTGAACGCAACAACCTTCGCGAAAGCATTTTCAACGGGCTTCCGTACGAGGACTTAAAAAAGGTATTTCTCGAAGCAAAGCTTACCGACACCCTGATGAAGCGCCTGAAAGTGGTATTGAGGCATATTAAAAAGCCTATTGCGATCCGGTCTTCAGGTTTGTTCGAAGACTCATTGATGCAGCCTTTTGCAGGCATCTTTGAGACCTATCTTTTGCCAAATAATCATCACGATTTAAATGTCAGGCTTCAGCAGGCGAGTGATGCTATAAAACTGGTTTACGCCTCCGTATATAGTAATGTGGCCCGTGGATATATCCAGGCTGTGAACTATAAATTGGAAGAAGAGAAAATGGCTGTGGTGATCCAGGAAGTAGTCGGCAACCGTTTTGGTGATTATTTTTATCCGCATATCAGTGGGGTCGCACAGTCTTATAATTATTATCCTTTTGCACACATGAAACCAGAAGAAGGGTTCGCAGTAGTTGCATTAGGTTTGGGAAAATACGTGGTTGAGGGCGAGCGGGCTTACCGGTTCTCACCTAAATATCCTGAGACTGACATCAATTCGCCTAAAGATTTGTACCGTAATTCTCAGGTTGATTTCTTTGCTGTGGATCTGGCAAAAAAAGATTTGAATCTCCTTGAAGGTGACACCGCCGGCCTTGCTAAACTTCCTATCAGCGACGCCGAAATGCATGGAACACTTAGCCATCTTGCATCTGTATACGACCCTGACAGCAATCGCATCAGCCCAGGCTTAACTTCAGCAGGGCCTCGCATTGTCAATTTTGCCGATGTGCTCAAATACAACTATGCACCATTGGCAAAAACCATTGAAGCGGTGCTGGATGTAGTAAAAGAAGCCATGGGTACGCCGGTGGAAATTGAATTTGCCGTGGATCTGAAAAAAGATAAAGAGATGAAAGCATCTTTTTATTTGCTTCAGATCAAGCCTCTCATTGGCAATGAACAGGATTATGATATTGATCTCGATGATATTAAAGAGGAGGACATTATCCTGTTCTCCGAAACCGGCATGGGGAATGGGATGATTGATTATATCACTGATGTCATCTATGTTGACCGTGAGAAATTCGATAAAAGCCAAACCCTGGCCATGTCAGAAGAAATTGATAAACTCAACGCAGAAATGTTCCGGGAAAACAGAAAGTATATCCTCATTGGGCCTGGCCGCTGGGGCACCCGCGACCGATGGATAGGCATACCGGTTAACTGGCCTCAGATATCCAACGCTAAAATCATTGTTGAAACGGCTTTAGAAGGATTTCCTTTGGATGCTTCATCAGGCTCGCATTTCTTTCATAATGTGACCTCTATGAACGTTGGATACTTCTCGTTGCCATACATCAATTCAAGGAACTTTGTACGCTGGGAAATGCTGGATAAACAGCAATTGGTAAAGCAAAGCGGTTTCTTTAAACATGTGAGGTTCGAAAAACCTTTGACGGTGCGAATGGATGGCCGGAAACGGATTTCACTCATCACATTTGAAAACAACAACATTTGA